Below is a genomic region from Venturia canescens isolate UGA chromosome 1, ASM1945775v1, whole genome shotgun sequence.
TATAAAATGCCACATTTGCATTTTATCAACTCCTTTCTGTTGCTCGAATCAGCTGGGAGTCTCATATCGTAAACACACTCCAATTATAGTGTTTTAATCAATAAATGTGCTTATCATATCTTCCTtcttaaattcaaaaaacattaaaaaacttGTATTTTTTCCAGCTTTGTTGAGTGTTTCTGACAAAACTCATCTTCTACCATTCGCTCAGAAGTTGGATAAGCTTGGTTTCACACTAGTTGCATCCGGTGGTACTGCCAAATCACTCAGAGATGCTGGTCTTGCACCGAAGGATGTGTCCGATATTACAGGTGCACCGGAAATGTTGGGAGGTCGAGTCAAGACTCTCCATCCTGCTGTCCATGCAGGTTATGATATTCCATGCTATAGTCGTTTAGACAACAAAatgacgagaaaaataatattaaagtCAAAGTTATTTCCTACAGGTATTTTAGCACGATCGACTGCTGCTGATTGCGCAGACTTGGACAagcaaaatttcgattttgttcAAATTGTAGTATGCAATTTATATCCTTTTGTAAACACGGTCAGCAAGCCCGGTGTCACTATCGAAGATGCCGTTGAGAACATCGATATCGGGGGTGTTACTCTTTTACGGGCTGCTGCAAAGAATCATGCCAGGGTTACGGTAATCTGTGACCCCAGTGATTACGAAAAGGTCGTGGGTGAACTCGAAATCTCTGCTGACAAAGATACGTCGCTTGCCACTAGgtataaatatttatcaatatgcttcgatattttttatttgcaaattCGAAAAAGATTGTGTTCAATCGGTGCGTTTTTGCATATGAAACAACAAAACACGTGAAAACGCTTCCAAAGAGtagcaatttttcaaatataaacaATCTTTTACATGGTGGCTTTTAAGTGTCAAAATTCTATAAAAGATTTGCGAAAAGGTATGATTTTGAAACTGATTTCGAAACGATATCGAACTGATGGGAAACTTTTACTTTTTACAAcccaaaatatttgaattttaatagCCTGCTGTTAGTACTCCATTTTCGAGCTACAACGCAGCTGAAATTAGAGGCGATTGCGTAATTCTCTGAATCAAAGTAATTTATGGTGCAAACATTTTTACAGGCAATCTTTGGCACTGAAAGCATTTACTCACACAGCTGAGTACGACAACGCAATATCGGATTATTTCCGAAAGCAGTACAGTGGAGGTGTATCTCAATTGACACTTCGTTATGGAATGAATCCTCATCAGAAACCGGCGCAAATATTTACTACTTTGGAAAAGCTTCCTATCACCGTGGTGAACGGTTCTCCGGGTTTTATCAATTTGTGCGATGCGTTGAACGCTTATCAATTGGTGAAGGAACTGAAGAGTTCACTAGGTTTGTCGGCGGCGACCTCGTTCAAGCACGTGAGTCCTGCTGGAGCTGCTGTTGGAATACCACTGGATCAAGTTCAAGCAAAGCTTTGTCAAGTCGACGATTTGATCGAGCAATTAACGCCACTGGCCTCAGCCTACGCACGTGCGCGCGGTGCTGATCGCATGTCGAGTTTCGGTGATTTTGTCGCTCTCTCCGACGAATGCGATGCCATTACcgcgaaaattatttctcgCGAAGTTTCCGACGGCATCATCGCTCCCGGTTACACGGACGAAGCTCTGCAGctcttgagaaaaaagaaaaatggctCTTACTGCGTTATCCAAATCGATCCGAATTACGAACCAACCCCGATCGAGCGCAAAGTATTGTTCGGCTTGACTCTTGAACAACAACGCAACAACGCTGTTATCGATAAATCAACTTTTGCCAATACTGTTACCAACAACAAACAATTGTCCGAAGAAGCACTCAGAGATCTCATCGTCGCGACTATAGCTGTCAAATACACTCAGAGCAATTCAGTCTGTTACGCCAAGGACGGACAGGTCATTGGAATTGGCGCAGGACAACAATCTCGTATTCATTGCACGAGACTCGCTGGGGACAAAGCCGATAATTGGTTTGTCCTGATTTCATTACTCatttaatcgtttcaaaatgtgatcactttatttttcacatcgaaattctttttgtAGCAAAGtgcaaaaagataaaaatttatcgaaatctTGAGCAGCCGATGTTTTTTTAAAGGTGGCTCCGTCAACATCCCAAAGTGACTGGAATGAAATTCAAGAAAGGTGTGAAACGTGCAGAAATTGCAAACGCTATAGATAACTATGTGAATGGATCTATTGGAAAGGACATGGACGAAGCAGCTTGGGCAGCTTTCTACGAAGTCGTTCCAGATAAATTAACGGAACAGGAAAGAATTGATTGGGCTAAAAAATTGGACGGTGTTGCCGTGAGCAGTGACGCATTCTTTCCTTTCAGGGACAATGTCGACAGGGCTAGATTGGTGAGACCTTGTTTCTGCCTTAGCTGCTCTTCGTATATTTGAAAGTCAAAGCAAATCAGTGTGACTCTGAGCATACCAATCGGGCACATTTTCTATTTcgttaatttgagaattattcAAACGGAAAAAGAAACCATTTCTGAAATTATTCCTGTTACATCGTTGTTATTTCACTTTATAGAGCGGAGCTCGTTACATCGGAAGTCCAGCTGGTTCGACGAATGATCAAGCAGTAATCGATGCTTGCAACGAACACAACATAATTTTGGCTCACACCAATGTGAGGTTGTTCCATCACTGAGTCAACTGACGAATTCCAtgatttacgaattttttaacaattgtgAACGCAATATTTACATTGACTGTTATACGAATGTGGCAaaatatctatttttcatacgactcatatacttatccacgaagaatcaaaatattttcgtacCGAGCAATAAACATTTTATTACGTTTATGATTATGgtatcaattgaaaatatatttctttctCCATCATTTCTCCATTAATGGTTTATTAACATCAATacgttatttataaaaatacataATCGGTCTTGGAAACTTGAACTGGTTTTTCAATCGGTTAATTGATTCATTCATCGAGATGAGTTACAGTGCACAACGATAGCGTTGCAGAAATACAAATGTTGACTTCTTCATGCATGGGTTGAGCTGCGTTCACCTTCAGTtgagattatttttataaaattttcgaattctgAGTGGCTCCAATGTTTTATCATTGTATTTGTAAAGATCTCAGTCTTTTTTGGCACATTCCATTGTTCGAAGAGTTTTCAAATCCTCGGGCTTATACACTCCGATTTCCGTGATTATACCCGTAATAAGATCTGCTGGAGTTATATCAAAAGCTGGATTCCAGCACGATATTCCGTTCGCGGCAAT
It encodes:
- the LOC122418916 gene encoding bifunctional purine biosynthesis protein ATIC; translation: MPGGKLALLSVSDKTHLLPFAQKLDKLGFTLVASGGTAKSLRDAGLAPKDVSDITGAPEMLGGRVKTLHPAVHAGILARSTAADCADLDKQNFDFVQIVVCNLYPFVNTVSKPGVTIEDAVENIDIGGVTLLRAAAKNHARVTVICDPSDYEKVVGELEISADKDTSLATRQSLALKAFTHTAEYDNAISDYFRKQYSGGVSQLTLRYGMNPHQKPAQIFTTLEKLPITVVNGSPGFINLCDALNAYQLVKELKSSLGLSAATSFKHVSPAGAAVGIPLDQVQAKLCQVDDLIEQLTPLASAYARARGADRMSSFGDFVALSDECDAITAKIISREVSDGIIAPGYTDEALQLLRKKKNGSYCVIQIDPNYEPTPIERKVLFGLTLEQQRNNAVIDKSTFANTVTNNKQLSEEALRDLIVATIAVKYTQSNSVCYAKDGQVIGIGAGQQSRIHCTRLAGDKADNWWLRQHPKVTGMKFKKGVKRAEIANAIDNYVNGSIGKDMDEAAWAAFYEVVPDKLTEQERIDWAKKLDGVAVSSDAFFPFRDNVDRARLSGARYIGSPAGSTNDQAVIDACNEHNIILAHTNVRLFHH